AAAATTATAATGATCGACCCAGTCTATTCGATCTGTAGCCCGTAAAAATCGAATACGCTTATCTCCATCGAATCGCTTTTCTAAAATGGTCAGTGTGTCATCCTCGCAATGACGGTCTGAAATCAGAATTTCAGTACCTTCAGTAGGCAGATTCGTAATGTTCTGAGTGATTATATCTAAGAAGCGATAAGACCGATACAGGGGGATCGCAATCGAAACCTTGGGTGCCGTCATCGGATAGAGTCTAGCCTAATTGGTCGATTAAAGATTGAGCAAAATAAGGCGCCGAGGTGAACTTTCCGGTGTCGACAGAAAAATAGCCATCGAACCCGTTGACGCCAATATTGTACCGATAATGAAGTAGGCTATCGGGATCGTCTATATCTGTTTCGCCCCACGAGAAAATAACACCTGCATGAGCTTGCTTTATGTCAAAATGGCGAACGCCCGGCACTAGGGCATCCAGAGCCTGTAGTGTTTCCTGTTGCCAATTTTCGGTGAGTCGTGTAGCCTGTGTTTGGTTCGACCAGTGATCGGGGGGCTGTAGTTGATCCGACCAGCCACGCAAACAGGTTGGATACCACGACAGATAGGTAAGACCGCTGGGATAGGTGACTAAATCCCCAAAAGGCCCTAAAACAATCGTATGGGATGCTACATGGGTTAATTTCTGAGGAAGATGACCTAATAAACTATGCTTGAGCCGATATACCCAAGGTTGTTTGGGATGAAGGCCTAATGACGAGTCGAGCTGTAACCGACCATCCCATAAGCAGTTAACAACAATACTCCCTTCATCGGACCAAGACTGACCTGTAATTGTGTCTCCGTTTATCCGAAAACCGACGGGTGCACGTTCAACAGTCCGAACACGTCGGTTTGGTAAGAAACGAACAAGCTGTTGTTGCAAGGTATCGATCAGAACAGGCCTTAGCAGTTGGGTTTGAATAGCTAGCTCGGGAGTTGCAATGGCTGCTTTAGCCAATAATGGATTCAGGTAGGAGGGCAAAGGCTGGCATTGGGTTAGCAATTGTGAAGGGCTATGCCCAACATAATGTAAACCTTGTTGCTGGTAGGCCTTGTAGTCAACAGCAATTCGGTCGTAATGACGTTGAAGTGTATCAACAGCGACCATAGAATCGCGATGAACAATATACGTAAATGGAGTTGAGCAAATCGACCGCCAATTGATTCGGTGGTTAGTCCATGCATCTAATAAAGGGCCAAAATGCATAGCAGACTTAAGAAGTAATGATGCTGTGCGAAAAGACGTATCATTAGCATACACATAGCCAAGATGAATTTTGGCTTCGCCCTTCATACTTGTCTGGCTAAACGGTTCCTGAGACTGATCGATCAGGGTTACCTCATATCCTTTTTTACGCAGTGCCAATGCACAGCAAATGCCTTGTATGCCAGCGCCAAGGACTAGTGCTTTATCTTTCATAGAAGAGGAGGGGGCCGCCTGACCAGTCAATCATGAACAGTCGGTCTGCTAAAATATATCTGCAAATAAAGGAATCAAAAAGCCAGGCTGTACGGATGCTGCCAGTTTACGTTATGGTTGATGTTGAATGTCGTAATTATACTCCTTGTTTTTGATTTGTAATCTTTGTTAAATTGCAGGTAACTAATTTGCCCATGTCTGCTTAAAATGCTTTTTACCAGCTTTGAATTTTTTATACTGGTAGTTATCACCTTTGTCCTCTATTATTTACCTCTTCTGAATCGGTGGCAGGTACTGATACTCATTGTTGCCAGTTTAGTATTCTATTCAGTTAATCAGGCAAATTTGCTCTGGCTATTATTGCTTTCTGTAAGTATCAATATTGTATCGAGTTATTGCGTCATTTATGGGCGTACCGATCTGCGCCAATTTCATGCCATCTGGGGCGTAGTGGCTAATCTAAGTATTCTGTGTTTCTTTAAATACGGACCCTTGCTAAGCCGTACATTCTTATCGCCCGATAGCTCACTGGCCGAAACACTGGTTGCCTTACCCTTGCCGGTTGGGATTTCATTTTTTACCTTTCAGGGTATAAGCCTGGTTGTCGATACCTATCGCTACCGCGATGTTCCCCAGTTTCGGTCATTGATCGTTAAAAACTGGGCGCAGCATGCACAAAACGTCTTCTTCTTCAAAGCCTTTTTCCCCCAGCTAGTTTCTGGGCCGATTGTGAAGGCGCACTTTTTTCTACCCCAGATCAGCCCTAAATTCCTTTCCAACATCAAATGGGATGCTTGCTTTCGGGCCTTGGTAGTCGGCTATTTCTTAAAGACAGTAGTTGCCGATAACCTGAAAGATTACACAGCCCTCATTGCTTATCCCTATTTTGAAGGCTATTCGTCGCTTACCCTAGTAGGTTTACTTTTTGGTTACTCAATGCAAATTTTTGCTGATTTTGCAGGCTACTCATTAATTGCCCTGGGCCTTGCCGGATTGTTTGGGTACGATTTTCCGATAAACTTCAACTTTCCTTATGTAGCGGTCTCGTTCTCTGATTTCTGGCGACGCTGGCACATTTCCCTGTCGAGTTTCCTACGCGAATACCTGTATATCCCTTTGGGCGGAAATCGGCATGGGGACTTCCGTACCTACCTGAATTTGATGTTGACGATGGTATTGGGTGGGCTTTGGCATGGTGCAGCCTGGAGTTATGCGGTCTGGGGATTTGCACATGGGCTGGCGCTGGCCGTTGAGCGGTTTGTCGATCATCGGTTTGTTTCGAAGCCAGGCGCTATGTCACAGATTGGTAGGGGTATACTCGTATTTGGTTACGTAACCTTATTATGGCTGCTCTTTAAATTGCCCGATTTCAATCACGTAATCGCTTATTGCCAGGCATTGGCTAGTAATGTTCATAAGCCTCATGATATGCGTGCGTTGGGGCTGATCGCTTTGTATTCGCTACCCGTAATTGCTTACCATGTTCATTATTTGGTTCAGGAGCAAGTAGCCCATTATCAGTCGGTTCGTTGGGAGTTTGTGGGGTATGGACTCATGCTTTTTTTAGTGATTACGAACGCGGGGTCGGAGGGGGTGTTTATTTATTTTCAATTCTAATGGTTCGGAAGGCAGTACTTACAACGCTACTACTCCTGCTGCTATACAGTCTGTTTATTTATGCTTTTCAGGAGCATATTCATCGTACGGGCCTGACTGTTCAACAGAATAACATTGTCAAAGCCGAGGAGTTCCTTTACGAAAACGGACAGAAGGCCGACACGATTGTGGTGGGCTCGTCGATGAGTAATCGATTGCTGTTTGATAGTCTGCCGGGTCATTATTACAATCTGGCACTTGAAGGATTGTCGTCAGCCGATGGACTCGGCCTGATTGTGCAGGCAAAGCATCGACCACGACTGCTGTTGATTGAAACGAATAGCATGGATCGTTTGCCTGATACGGCTTTCTTTGCTGCTCTGACGAAACCCGCCTTGCGTGTTATTCGGAAGTACCTGCCATTAACCCGATTGAAGTATCAGCCCGTCGGTGTTGTAAAAGCGTTGTTTCGTGATTGGAGGGCAGAAAAGATACCAGCAGGGGCAACCGAAGCCATCGATACTGCCTTCGTATCCAAATTGATTCAGGCCCGTTTGGTGGATATGAACCGGATTCCGCCTGAGAATGAAATGCAGGCAAAGATCGATGTATCGGCGGCCTCTATTAGAAGCTTGCAGGAGTCTGGAACACAGGTGATTTTCTTTGAAATGCCTACCGATCCAAGGGTGCGGAACACCATCCTGTCGGGGCGGGTTCGAAAACTGGTGGGATCGACGTTTCCTGAGTCTGCTTATCGTTACATTCAATTTCCCTCAGATTTTTACCAGACAACAGACGGGGTACACTTGCCATTGACCGAATGCGCTCGATACACGCGCTATCTGTATACGCAGTTGAGCCGGGCGACGGTTCAGTTGACAGAAGTTCGGTAGCGATGCCTACTTCCCCTGCATAAACTCATGCAAATACTCATTGTTGATAATGAGTGATAAGGCCATTCCGGCTACAACTCCTGAAACGATCAACACCCACCGCAATCGACGACTTTTGACAATATCGAGCAGGAAGTAGGCGACTGCCAAAACAAGACTGACGATAACCAGTTGCCCAAGTTCGAGGCCGATATTAAAGGCCAGTAAGGGCTGGACGATAGCCGCTTCCCGGCCGAGTAAACTGCGCAGGTAGTTGGAAAAGCCCATCCCATGAATAAGTCCGAACGATAGAGCCAGTATATATCGGCCAATAGGGGTGGATGATTGACTGATAACCGGGCCTCGGGGCTTTGATTCCCGAAAAAAGAAGTTTGTAATGGCCGTGATTAGAATTGTGATCGGGATCAGCAATTCAATCAGTTCAGTCTTGTACTTAATGAGTTGTAAAGTAGCCAGGGCGAGCGTAATGGAATGCCCAATAGTAAAGGCCGTAACCAGAATTAGAACCTGTCGCCACTGCTGAACCGTATAAACGGCACACAAGGCTATAACGAAAAGAATGTGGTCATATCCGCCTGGGTCGGTAATATGATCGAATCCTAAACGGAGGTAGATTAGAAAGTCTTCCATACTTATTCTTTAAACCATTCAGCGTACATGACGTAGTTGTTGGCGGTCCGTTTGAAGATTTCGGCCTGCTCGGGCGAAACGGCTTTCAGGAAGCGGGCCGGATTGCCTGCATAAATGGATCCGGGAGGGATAATGGTGTTCTGGGTAACAATAGCACCAGCCGCTACAATACTGCCTTCGCCCACGACGGCGCCGTCCATCACGATAGCCCCCATACCAATCAGGACGTTATCTTCCAGCGTACAGCCGTGTACAATGGCATTATGCGCAATGGAAACGTAATGGCCAATCGTCGTTTTGAATCGTTGGTACGTGCAATGAATGACGGCCCCATCCTGAATGTTGGTCCGGTCGCCAATGGTAATGGCGTTGACATCGCCCCGAATCACGGCGTTGAACCAAACCGTACAGTCGCGACCCATGGTCACATCACCCACGATGGTTGCATTATCGGCAAACCAGCAGTTTTCGCCAATTTGGGGCGTATTTCCCCGAACAGATTTAATCAGTGCCATATTGCAAAGATAATGGCTATCGGTTCTGTTCGACGAATACGATCACGTCAGTTGCATTCGTGTGTAGGCCAGCCAATGGCAAAGGAGCCGTAGCCGCCATGATGACTTATACTGACCGGAATAATCATTGATTGGCTGTCTGATTGTGCAACGATCAAATCAGGAATCCCATTAGCCTGTTGGCTGAGGAGAATATCGGATGCCGGAACGGACAATTTCCAGGAACAATACTGAAGGAGCTTTTGTCGAACCTGAACTGATTGATACAAACGAGCTGTACGATCGAGATGAATGGTTTGCTGTTGAACATTAGAAGAGTTGGCTACTGAAAAGGCTAAACTGGCTATATAGGTTGACGTGAGTATGGTTTTTGCCTGGTAAGTAAGTTCATAAAAAACGCTGCCCGTTGCTTCGGTTTCGGTTATAGCAGTAAGTTGGCAGCTAATTTTCTGGGGTGCAAAACGACGAAGACTGGTTTGGCGGAAATTTGCTTTATAGGCACTTTCCTTCATGCTCCACAACAACCAGACCATCCGTTCGGGATCGTCTGCCGTGTTGATCAGGTATTGCTCATGGGCAGTGAAAAGTTTTTGGAAAAAGCCTTTTCGTTGCCAGTTGCTTTCCTTTCGGGCCTGAGTCAGGTCAACGATGTCGTTGCCGATCATTTGGCTTCCAGCTTCTGCCTGATAATCTCAATAGCCGACCCAACGGTCAGCATTCGCTCCATCGACTCATTATCGATTTCAATATCGTAGGCTTCTTCAACATCCAGCGCAATATCTACTAGATTTGCCGAGTTGATTTTCAGGTCTTTAATGAAGTCAGTGTCTTCGGTCAGATTCTGAAACGCCTGTTCGTCCTGAACGTAGGGCTTTACAATTTTTTTGAGCGTTGCAATGAGTTCTTCTTTGTTTTCCATGATCTTATCGGGAACTGATAGAACACGGATTTTTATGCTTCTTATGATTTACACAGAGTATATTAAATCATAAGAAGCATAAAAATCCGTGTTCTATTCAAGGTTAAATTTTTTCAAAATCGCACAGGCATTCACATCCCCAAAACCAAAGTTTGCCTTCGCAATGACCTGAACATCCTTATGAATTAGCTGTTGGGGTATTTTGTCGGAATCGATCAATGACTCGATTTCAGGATGAATAGTTTCGGAATTGATGGAGGGATAAATAAATCCATAACGTAGCTCTAACACCGATGCCACACATTCAACACTACCAGCCGCGCTCAGGCAATGTCCCACCATTGATTTCAGTGAGTTAATATAGGGAAAATCCTTTCCGCGTCGACCCAGCGCGTCGCTCCAGGCACTTACTTCGGCTGGGTCTTTACTCGTTGCTGTTAAATGCCCGTCGATGACATCGACAGCTGATGGCGGAATTTCGGCTTGTTCCAGCGCTTTCTGAATACATCGACTGACAGCAATGGGGTTTGGCGCCGTCATCGTGCCCCCGCTTCGTTGCCCACCTGAGTTGACATGCCCACCCAGTACTTCAGCGTAGATAGTAGCGTTTCGGGCCAATGCACTTTCCAGTGATTCCAGCACCAGCGCACCTGCACCACTGGCTGGTACGAATCCACTGGCGGTGGCACTCATTGGTCGTGACCCCTGCTCGGGCGTTTGGTTGTATTGATAGGGGAGTACGCGCATGGCATCGAACCCACCCCAGATATACGGACCATGATCGTTGCAACTGCCTGCCAGCATCCGTTTCGCCTGACCCAATGCAATGCGGTCGTAGGCTATCAGAAGCGCTTCGGTACCTGTGGCACAAGCCGATGAATTGGCGCTGATCTGATTGCCGCAACCCAGCATACCGGCCAGATACGCACTAACCCCGCTAGTCATGGTTTGTACAACAGCGGTACTACCCAACCGCCTGACCTGTCCCTGATCGACTTTATAAATGGCTTCCCGGATTTTATCGATGCCTAAAATGCCCGTACCGAACATGATGCCGCTCTCCCAATCAGGCTCGTCGTTGGCAATAGGCAAGCCTGCGTTTTGCCAGGCTTCCATTCCGGCAATAACCCCGTAAATAATACCGCTGCTATTGAGCTGATGAAGTTGTAACTCGCTAAAGTATTGATGCTTATGCGTTTCGGTTATGGGTGGGATCCCCCCAATCTGGCAGGAAAATTTCAGATCGGCCAACTCCTGATGAAAGGTAATCCCACTGCGGCCTGCTTTGATTGCCTCCAAAAAGTTGGGAACACCAACGCCATTCGGAGCGACAATACCCAAACCTGTGATAACAACTCGGCTACGCATAACTTTTGGGTTTCATCATTCCGGCAATAGTGCCCCGGCAAACCAATTCGCCGTTACTATTTAGCATTTCAACCTTACACTTTAACTTATGAAACCGGAAATAGTCTTTTGTGGATCGAACGGTAACGGTTTCGGTGGGGAAAACCGGCCGGAAAAAATCGATTTGCGTTGAGGTAAGCGCAATTTCTACCTCGTTGCTCAGCGCATCGGTTACTAAAAAGATTCCCAGACAAACCACACCAATCTGGGCCATCACCTCGGTCAGGATAACACCGGGCGTTACGGGCCTATCTGCAAAATGGCCCTTATAAAACGTCGAATCTTCGGGAAAGGTGTAACTGCCTTCTACCCCATTTTCATCAACAGAATGCAGTTTGTCGACAAACAGAAACGGTTTGCTGTAGGGTAATCGGGCGATGATCTGGTCGAAGTGCTGCAAGGGGTTGGTTTATTGAAGGTGTTCACCACCCGTCACTGGAATAAGGGCTCCATTGATCCAGGCGGCTTCATCTTTACACAATAGATACGCAACATTGGCGATGTCGGTTGCCTGAGTCGTTCGGGCAAATGGATTTCGTTGCTGGCTATACGCAAGCAAAGCGTCGGCCCCCGG
This window of the Spirosoma aerolatum genome carries:
- a CDS encoding FAD-dependent oxidoreductase — its product is MKDKALVLGAGIQGICCALALRKKGYEVTLIDQSQEPFSQTSMKGEAKIHLGYVYANDTSFRTASLLLKSAMHFGPLLDAWTNHRINWRSICSTPFTYIVHRDSMVAVDTLQRHYDRIAVDYKAYQQQGLHYVGHSPSQLLTQCQPLPSYLNPLLAKAAIATPELAIQTQLLRPVLIDTLQQQLVRFLPNRRVRTVERAPVGFRINGDTITGQSWSDEGSIVVNCLWDGRLQLDSSLGLHPKQPWVYRLKHSLLGHLPQKLTHVASHTIVLGPFGDLVTYPSGLTYLSWYPTCLRGWSDQLQPPDHWSNQTQATRLTENWQQETLQALDALVPGVRHFDIKQAHAGVIFSWGETDIDDPDSLLHYRYNIGVNGFDGYFSVDTGKFTSAPYFAQSLIDQLG
- a CDS encoding MBOAT family O-acyltransferase, which produces MLFTSFEFFILVVITFVLYYLPLLNRWQVLILIVASLVFYSVNQANLLWLLLLSVSINIVSSYCVIYGRTDLRQFHAIWGVVANLSILCFFKYGPLLSRTFLSPDSSLAETLVALPLPVGISFFTFQGISLVVDTYRYRDVPQFRSLIVKNWAQHAQNVFFFKAFFPQLVSGPIVKAHFFLPQISPKFLSNIKWDACFRALVVGYFLKTVVADNLKDYTALIAYPYFEGYSSLTLVGLLFGYSMQIFADFAGYSLIALGLAGLFGYDFPINFNFPYVAVSFSDFWRRWHISLSSFLREYLYIPLGGNRHGDFRTYLNLMLTMVLGGLWHGAAWSYAVWGFAHGLALAVERFVDHRFVSKPGAMSQIGRGILVFGYVTLLWLLFKLPDFNHVIAYCQALASNVHKPHDMRALGLIALYSLPVIAYHVHYLVQEQVAHYQSVRWEFVGYGLMLFLVITNAGSEGVFIYFQF
- a CDS encoding HupE/UreJ family protein, producing the protein MEDFLIYLRLGFDHITDPGGYDHILFVIALCAVYTVQQWRQVLILVTAFTIGHSITLALATLQLIKYKTELIELLIPITILITAITNFFFRESKPRGPVISQSSTPIGRYILALSFGLIHGMGFSNYLRSLLGREAAIVQPLLAFNIGLELGQLVIVSLVLAVAYFLLDIVKSRRLRWVLIVSGVVAGMALSLIINNEYLHEFMQGK
- a CDS encoding gamma carbonic anhydrase family protein; translated protein: MALIKSVRGNTPQIGENCWFADNATIVGDVTMGRDCTVWFNAVIRGDVNAITIGDRTNIQDGAVIHCTYQRFKTTIGHYVSIAHNAIVHGCTLEDNVLIGMGAIVMDGAVVGEGSIVAAGAIVTQNTIIPPGSIYAGNPARFLKAVSPEQAEIFKRTANNYVMYAEWFKE
- a CDS encoding 4'-phosphopantetheinyl transferase family protein, whose product is MIGNDIVDLTQARKESNWQRKGFFQKLFTAHEQYLINTADDPERMVWLLWSMKESAYKANFRQTSLRRFAPQKISCQLTAITETEATGSVFYELTYQAKTILTSTYIASLAFSVANSSNVQQQTIHLDRTARLYQSVQVRQKLLQYCSWKLSVPASDILLSQQANGIPDLIVAQSDSQSMIIPVSISHHGGYGSFAIGWPTHECN
- a CDS encoding acyl carrier protein yields the protein MENKEELIATLKKIVKPYVQDEQAFQNLTEDTDFIKDLKINSANLVDIALDVEEAYDIEIDNESMERMLTVGSAIEIIRQKLEAK
- a CDS encoding beta-ketoacyl-[acyl-carrier-protein] synthase family protein codes for the protein MRSRVVITGLGIVAPNGVGVPNFLEAIKAGRSGITFHQELADLKFSCQIGGIPPITETHKHQYFSELQLHQLNSSGIIYGVIAGMEAWQNAGLPIANDEPDWESGIMFGTGILGIDKIREAIYKVDQGQVRRLGSTAVVQTMTSGVSAYLAGMLGCGNQISANSSACATGTEALLIAYDRIALGQAKRMLAGSCNDHGPYIWGGFDAMRVLPYQYNQTPEQGSRPMSATASGFVPASGAGALVLESLESALARNATIYAEVLGGHVNSGGQRSGGTMTAPNPIAVSRCIQKALEQAEIPPSAVDVIDGHLTATSKDPAEVSAWSDALGRRGKDFPYINSLKSMVGHCLSAAGSVECVASVLELRYGFIYPSINSETIHPEIESLIDSDKIPQQLIHKDVQVIAKANFGFGDVNACAILKKFNLE
- a CDS encoding 3-hydroxyacyl-ACP dehydratase FabZ family protein, with the translated sequence MQHFDQIIARLPYSKPFLFVDKLHSVDENGVEGSYTFPEDSTFYKGHFADRPVTPGVILTEVMAQIGVVCLGIFLVTDALSNEVEIALTSTQIDFFRPVFPTETVTVRSTKDYFRFHKLKCKVEMLNSNGELVCRGTIAGMMKPKSYA